The following coding sequences are from one Streptomyces sp. NBC_01485 window:
- a CDS encoding non-ribosomal peptide synthetase, producing the protein MTVEGVVLATHVPVVPGEPSTELSAEPAVALFRASRAQQRMYFLQEMEGSRPTYHMPVFCAFDADVDADLMRVCAQRLLDRHEALRTRFALADGELTQYVDASAPLDWSVKTAETAETADDDGAEGVRRWMDAQYRRPFDLAAGPLFRAALLRRPQGAVLALGMHHIVGDGWSAGILLRELLGEYAAGAGDGERVRVEEPEFHYADFSEWQEEWLRGPAAERQLAYWARQLGGELPPCAIPADHRPAATPGPAAPAGPAPRAAATYEVSLPDAVLGRLDQVCRDTGSTRFMAMLAALQVVLGRYSGSEDVLIGTPVAGRNRKEFADTVGLFVNTLVIRSDLAADPRFREHVTGVRDTVADAQDHQDLPFERIVEHLNPGRTTERAPFFDVLVGFHDEDATTTELPGPRIRLLEGPADTAKFDLTFDIVQSGGGVRLRLEYRADLYQAATIERFTRHYLRLLDAAVSGPHLPLSALPMLSDDEQLPLTSAPVPAAAVAGPAPCAHEVFAEHAARTPDAVAVTDGERRLGYGELDRRANQVAHRLRVLGVGPGTLVGLCVPRSAELVVGLLGILKAGGAYLPLDPDNPPERLRHIVGDAGLGHVVGTTATRPLWDAPDLCAVDLEADAAELDGLPGTAPDSGVTPDDLAYAIYTSGSTGRPKGTLVPHRNITRLFSATDHWFGFGADDVWTLFHSIAFDFSVWELWGALLHGGRLVVVPYATSRSPEEFHRLLRDEGVTVLNQTPSAFHQLDRVDEQFPDRGGLALRQVVFGGEALDVGALRGWFRRHGDASPRLVNMYGITETTVHVTYRPLTARDAEEGRGSVIGVPIPDLRLHLLDGRGRAVPQGAVGELYVAGAGLARGYLNRPELTAERFPTLASGERLYRTGDLARLRADGELEYLGRIDDQVKLRGFRIELGEIEAALTAHAGIGAAVARVVPDAAGNPLLTGYVVPAAEAAPDGAAPLSVDVLRAHLAARLPGYMIPGAFVTLPAFPLTANGKVDRRALPAPGAEGAAVLGSVAAHEPACGPVETALAEIWQEVLGHERIGALDNYFALGGDSIRSLQVLARARDRGLRFAVADLMRHQTVRGLAGAVVRDTDADTPSDAPSYRPFSLLGDADRAALPAGLEDAYPMTRLQAGMLFHSDLPAGAGRAYHNVASYHVEAPWSERAWRRTVAEAGARHEMLRTSFDPHGFGEPLQLVHRDARPHITFEDLRGLDETAREAAVAARYEAERARPFAWDEAPLIRFHVQRRTDTAFQLFVAEHHAVMDGWSERSLLTELASRYVRLCAGEDDATPPAPAPRSRFASFVALERAALADPAQRDFWNAVTEGAPVTRLPRSATAGGPPRMTWHHAPLPAGLHQRLSALAAELGVPLRIVLLAAHARVMALMGGGDEITTGVVLNGRTEEADGDKVVGAFLNTLPFRLALTRESWRDLVRRVADLDLRVHDHRRYPLAEVVRRNGGAPPFETFFNYTHFHVERGRPSGEAFTVLEETGEAATDVAFGAEFSRTPDGRLLELGLRYDAARFTAERIAAVHASYTAALRALADAPDQDCSVSDLVPPEDRRRHAAWNDTAKHYEAPHMLTELIDRQIRRTPDATAVRFDGAGLGYRQLDEKAERLAARLRALGARPGTFVGLLMDRSLMLPVVLLAVLKSGAAYVPLDPEHPEARTRGLLAEAGIRLVVADGHRAGALRETGPDSPADAADAADAPGVTVVVVDEPWPDTGAESAPAPAPAPVAGPDDPAYMIFTSGSTGTPKGVVVSHRAIANRLLWMQDAYGLAPGERVLHKTPYTFDVSVWELFWPLLTGATLVLARPGGQRDPAYLAALVEEEGVSTVHFVPSMLGVFLDDPLAVRLAAGLTRVVCSGEALPHDVQTRFFDLLPDVELHNLYGPTEAAVDVTVWRCRPDAGDTVPIGRPIANMRTHVLDTRLSEVPTGVTGELFLEGVGLALGYHGRPDLTAERFVEHTGPDGVTRRLYRTGDLARHRADGALEYAGRTDHQMKIRGFRVEPGEIEAVLAEHPSVGACAVLLRGERLTAYLVATGDGAADEAATGAELDTYARTRLPGHMVPSAWVLLDALPLTRNGKLDRAALPAPDPAHTLRPNPSRPPRGATETRLARIWERLLGTGPVGAHDDFFAAGGHSIDALRLIGRINDAFGERLSVSTVMEHPTVARQARALHAGRGPELPDTVVRIRPDGDRDPLFLVHPVGGNVLCYRALATALRPGRPVYGLTAPGLTAAGMTAPDDTAPASVPELAAAHVAALRGARPHGPYHLAGWSLGGLLAYEMAHQLRADGEEVATLTLLDSAYPGTTDVPADETALLEWFHDDLARSAGADPDDIARGALRAALLVAADTPARLRAVAAGLAADGSAPAFEDSELARHYAVFRTGLLAAARYRPPVATGPVHFHQSTTGAVLHAADRWARRVPDGLVRHDSDADHYALVRAPRVTAVAAALDAALDPAAPVSGNRPR; encoded by the coding sequence GTGACGGTCGAGGGAGTCGTCTTGGCCACTCACGTTCCGGTCGTTCCGGGAGAACCGTCCACAGAATTGTCCGCGGAGCCTGCCGTCGCCCTTTTCCGGGCCTCGCGAGCGCAGCAGCGGATGTATTTCCTCCAGGAGATGGAGGGGAGCAGGCCCACCTACCACATGCCGGTCTTCTGCGCGTTCGACGCCGACGTGGACGCCGACCTGATGCGGGTCTGCGCGCAGCGACTGCTCGACCGGCACGAGGCGCTGCGCACCCGGTTCGCCCTGGCTGACGGGGAGTTGACGCAGTACGTGGACGCCTCCGCGCCGCTCGACTGGTCGGTGAAGACGGCGGAGACGGCGGAGACGGCGGACGACGACGGCGCCGAGGGCGTGCGGCGGTGGATGGACGCGCAGTACCGGCGGCCCTTCGACCTCGCCGCCGGGCCCCTGTTCCGGGCCGCCCTGCTGCGCCGCCCGCAAGGCGCCGTGCTGGCGCTCGGGATGCATCACATCGTCGGCGACGGATGGTCCGCGGGGATTCTGCTGCGGGAACTCCTCGGTGAATACGCCGCCGGAGCGGGTGATGGGGAGCGTGTTCGCGTCGAGGAACCGGAATTCCATTACGCCGATTTCTCCGAATGGCAGGAGGAATGGCTGCGCGGTCCGGCCGCCGAGCGGCAGCTCGCCTACTGGGCCCGGCAGTTGGGTGGTGAGCTGCCCCCCTGCGCGATCCCCGCCGACCACCGGCCGGCGGCCACGCCCGGACCCGCAGCCCCCGCAGGCCCCGCGCCGCGTGCTGCCGCCACGTACGAGGTCTCTCTGCCGGACGCCGTGCTCGGGCGGCTCGACCAGGTCTGCCGGGACACCGGCAGCACCCGCTTCATGGCGATGCTCGCCGCCCTCCAGGTCGTGCTCGGCCGCTACTCCGGCAGCGAGGACGTCCTCATCGGCACCCCCGTGGCCGGCCGGAACCGCAAGGAGTTCGCGGACACGGTCGGCCTGTTCGTCAACACCCTCGTGATCCGTTCGGACCTCGCCGCGGACCCCCGGTTCCGCGAACACGTGACCGGGGTGCGGGACACCGTCGCGGACGCCCAGGACCACCAGGACCTGCCGTTCGAGCGGATCGTCGAGCACCTCAACCCCGGGCGCACCACCGAGCGGGCCCCGTTCTTCGACGTACTCGTCGGCTTCCACGACGAGGACGCCACCACGACGGAGCTGCCCGGCCCCCGCATCCGGCTGCTCGAAGGACCCGCCGACACCGCCAAGTTCGACCTGACCTTCGACATCGTGCAGTCCGGGGGTGGCGTGCGCCTCCGTCTGGAGTACCGGGCCGACCTCTACCAGGCCGCCACGATCGAGCGGTTCACCCGGCACTATCTGCGGCTGCTCGACGCCGCCGTCAGCGGGCCGCACCTGCCGCTGTCCGCGCTGCCGATGCTCTCGGACGACGAGCAACTGCCCCTGACGTCCGCGCCCGTGCCCGCCGCGGCCGTCGCCGGCCCCGCGCCCTGCGCCCACGAGGTGTTCGCCGAGCACGCCGCCCGCACACCCGACGCCGTCGCCGTCACCGACGGCGAGCGCCGTCTCGGCTACGGCGAGCTCGACCGCCGTGCCAACCAGGTCGCCCACCGGCTGCGCGTCCTCGGTGTCGGTCCCGGCACCCTCGTCGGCCTGTGCGTCCCCCGCTCCGCCGAACTGGTCGTCGGCCTGCTGGGCATCCTCAAGGCGGGCGGCGCGTATCTGCCCCTCGACCCCGACAACCCGCCGGAGCGCCTGCGCCACATCGTCGGCGACGCCGGCCTCGGCCACGTCGTCGGCACCACCGCGACCCGCCCGCTGTGGGACGCCCCGGACCTGTGCGCCGTCGACCTGGAGGCCGACGCGGCCGAGCTGGACGGGCTGCCGGGCACCGCCCCCGACAGCGGTGTCACCCCCGACGACCTCGCCTACGCCATCTACACCTCCGGCTCCACGGGACGCCCCAAGGGCACTCTGGTGCCGCACCGCAACATCACCCGGCTGTTCTCCGCGACGGACCACTGGTTCGGCTTCGGCGCCGACGACGTCTGGACCCTCTTCCACTCCATCGCCTTCGACTTCTCCGTGTGGGAGCTGTGGGGCGCCCTGCTGCACGGCGGCAGGCTCGTCGTCGTGCCGTACGCCACCAGCCGGTCCCCGGAGGAGTTCCACCGGCTGCTGCGCGACGAGGGGGTGACCGTTCTCAACCAGACGCCGTCGGCCTTCCACCAACTCGACCGCGTGGACGAACAGTTCCCCGACCGTGGTGGACTCGCTCTGCGCCAGGTGGTGTTCGGCGGCGAGGCGCTGGACGTCGGCGCGCTGCGCGGCTGGTTCCGGCGGCACGGCGACGCGTCGCCCCGCCTGGTGAACATGTACGGCATCACCGAGACCACCGTGCACGTCACCTACCGTCCGCTGACCGCTCGCGACGCCGAGGAAGGACGCGGCAGCGTCATCGGCGTGCCCATCCCCGACCTGCGGCTGCACCTGCTGGACGGCCGGGGCAGGGCGGTGCCGCAGGGCGCCGTGGGCGAGCTGTACGTCGCCGGGGCCGGTCTGGCGCGCGGCTACCTCAACCGCCCGGAGCTGACCGCCGAACGCTTCCCCACGCTCGCCTCGGGGGAGCGGCTGTACCGGACCGGCGACCTCGCCCGGCTGCGCGCGGACGGCGAATTAGAGTACCTCGGCCGCATCGACGACCAGGTCAAACTGCGGGGCTTCCGCATCGAGCTGGGTGAGATCGAGGCGGCCCTCACCGCCCACGCCGGGATCGGCGCCGCCGTCGCCCGCGTGGTCCCGGACGCCGCCGGGAACCCGCTCCTGACCGGGTACGTCGTGCCGGCCGCGGAGGCCGCCCCGGACGGCGCGGCCCCCCTCTCCGTCGACGTGCTGCGCGCGCACCTCGCCGCCCGGCTGCCCGGCTACATGATCCCCGGCGCGTTCGTCACCCTGCCGGCGTTCCCCCTCACCGCCAACGGCAAGGTCGACCGGCGCGCCCTGCCGGCCCCCGGCGCCGAGGGGGCGGCGGTCCTGGGGTCCGTCGCCGCCCACGAGCCGGCGTGCGGGCCGGTCGAGACGGCGCTCGCCGAGATCTGGCAGGAGGTGCTCGGGCACGAGCGGATCGGCGCGCTCGACAACTACTTCGCCCTCGGCGGCGACTCCATCCGCTCGCTCCAGGTGCTCGCCCGCGCCCGCGACCGCGGACTGCGCTTCGCCGTCGCCGACCTGATGCGGCACCAGACCGTCCGGGGTCTCGCCGGGGCGGTCGTCCGGGACACGGACGCGGACACGCCGTCCGACGCGCCGTCGTACCGGCCCTTCTCGCTGCTGGGCGACGCGGACCGAGCGGCGCTGCCCGCCGGTCTGGAGGACGCCTACCCGATGACACGGCTCCAGGCCGGGATGCTCTTCCACAGCGACCTGCCCGCGGGGGCCGGCCGGGCGTACCACAACGTCGCCTCCTACCACGTCGAGGCGCCCTGGTCCGAGCGGGCCTGGCGGCGGACGGTCGCCGAGGCCGGGGCCCGGCACGAGATGCTGCGCACCTCCTTCGACCCGCACGGATTCGGCGAGCCCCTCCAGCTCGTCCACCGCGACGCCCGCCCCCACATCACCTTCGAGGACCTGCGCGGGTTGGACGAGACCGCGCGGGAAGCGGCCGTCGCCGCACGCTACGAGGCCGAGCGCGCCCGCCCGTTCGCGTGGGACGAGGCGCCGCTGATCCGCTTCCACGTGCAGCGCCGCACCGACACGGCCTTCCAGCTGTTCGTCGCCGAGCACCACGCGGTCATGGACGGCTGGAGCGAGCGCTCCCTCCTCACCGAACTCGCCTCCCGCTACGTCCGGCTCTGCGCCGGCGAGGACGACGCCACGCCGCCCGCCCCCGCGCCCCGGTCCCGTTTCGCCTCCTTCGTCGCACTGGAGCGCGCCGCGCTCGCCGACCCCGCCCAGCGGGACTTCTGGAACGCGGTGACCGAGGGCGCCCCCGTGACCCGTCTGCCGCGCAGCGCCACGGCCGGCGGACCGCCCCGGATGACCTGGCACCACGCACCGCTGCCCGCCGGGCTCCACCAGCGGCTGTCCGCGCTCGCCGCCGAACTCGGCGTGCCGTTGCGCATCGTCCTGCTCGCCGCCCACGCGCGGGTCATGGCCCTGATGGGCGGCGGCGACGAGATCACCACCGGCGTGGTGCTCAACGGCCGTACGGAGGAGGCCGACGGCGACAAGGTCGTCGGCGCGTTCCTCAACACCCTGCCCTTCCGCCTCGCCCTCACCCGGGAGAGCTGGCGGGACCTCGTGCGCCGCGTCGCCGACCTCGACCTGCGCGTGCACGACCACCGGCGCTACCCGCTCGCCGAGGTCGTGCGCCGCAACGGCGGGGCCCCGCCGTTCGAGACCTTCTTCAACTACACCCACTTCCACGTCGAGCGGGGCAGGCCGTCCGGCGAGGCGTTCACCGTCCTGGAGGAGACCGGGGAGGCCGCCACGGACGTCGCGTTCGGCGCGGAGTTCTCCCGTACCCCCGACGGCCGCCTCCTCGAACTCGGCCTGCGCTACGACGCGGCGCGGTTCACCGCCGAGCGGATCGCCGCGGTGCACGCCTCCTACACGGCGGCGCTGCGGGCCCTCGCCGACGCGCCCGACCAGGACTGCTCCGTGTCCGACCTGGTCCCGCCGGAGGACCGCCGTCGCCACGCCGCGTGGAACGACACCGCGAAGCACTACGAAGCACCGCACATGCTGACCGAGTTGATCGACCGTCAGATACGCCGGACGCCGGACGCGACGGCGGTCCGCTTCGACGGCGCGGGGCTCGGCTACCGGCAGCTCGACGAGAAGGCCGAACGCCTCGCCGCCCGTCTGCGGGCCCTCGGGGCACGCCCGGGCACCTTCGTGGGCCTGCTGATGGACCGGTCCCTCATGCTGCCGGTGGTCCTGCTCGCGGTGCTCAAGTCCGGTGCCGCGTACGTGCCGCTGGACCCCGAGCACCCTGAGGCGCGCACCCGGGGGCTGCTCGCGGAGGCCGGCATCCGCCTGGTCGTCGCGGACGGCCACCGGGCGGGAGCCCTGCGGGAGACCGGACCGGACAGCCCCGCCGACGCCGCCGACGCCGCCGACGCCCCCGGCGTCACCGTCGTCGTCGTGGACGAGCCGTGGCCGGACACGGGAGCCGAGTCCGCCCCCGCCCCCGCCCCCGCCCCCGTAGCCGGTCCCGACGACCCCGCCTACATGATCTTCACCTCGGGCTCGACGGGCACGCCCAAGGGCGTGGTGGTCTCCCACCGCGCCATCGCCAACCGGCTGCTGTGGATGCAGGACGCCTACGGGCTCGCCCCCGGCGAACGCGTCCTGCACAAGACGCCCTACACGTTCGACGTGTCGGTGTGGGAGCTGTTCTGGCCCCTGCTCACCGGCGCCACGCTCGTCCTCGCCCGGCCCGGCGGCCAGCGCGACCCCGCCTACCTGGCCGCTCTCGTCGAGGAGGAGGGCGTCAGCACCGTGCACTTCGTGCCGTCGATGCTCGGCGTCTTCCTCGACGACCCCCTCGCGGTACGGCTCGCCGCCGGTCTCACCCGCGTCGTGTGCAGCGGCGAGGCCCTGCCCCACGACGTGCAGACCCGCTTCTTCGACCTGCTGCCGGACGTCGAACTGCACAACCTGTACGGCCCGACCGAGGCGGCCGTCGACGTCACCGTGTGGCGGTGCCGGCCCGACGCCGGGGACACCGTGCCGATCGGCCGGCCCATCGCCAACATGCGCACCCACGTCCTGGACACGCGCCTGTCCGAGGTGCCGACGGGCGTCACCGGCGAGCTGTTCCTCGAAGGCGTCGGACTGGCCCTCGGCTACCACGGGCGCCCGGACCTGACCGCCGAGCGGTTCGTCGAGCACACCGGCCCCGACGGCGTCACCCGCCGCCTCTACCGCACCGGCGACCTCGCCCGGCACCGGGCGGACGGCGCCCTCGAGTACGCGGGGCGCACCGACCACCAGATGAAGATCCGCGGCTTCAGGGTCGAGCCCGGAGAGATCGAGGCCGTCCTCGCCGAGCACCCCTCGGTCGGCGCCTGCGCGGTCCTGCTGCGCGGCGAACGCCTGACCGCCTACCTGGTCGCCACCGGCGACGGCGCGGCGGACGAGGCCGCGACCGGTGCGGAACTGGACACCTACGCCCGTACCCGGCTCCCGGGCCACATGGTGCCCTCGGCGTGGGTGCTGCTCGACGCGCTGCCCCTCACCCGCAACGGCAAGCTCGACCGGGCGGCGCTGCCCGCCCCGGACCCGGCGCACACGCTCCGCCCGAACCCGTCCCGGCCGCCCCGCGGCGCGACCGAGACCCGTCTCGCCCGCATCTGGGAGCGCCTCCTCGGCACCGGACCGGTCGGCGCCCACGACGACTTCTTCGCCGCGGGCGGGCACTCGATCGACGCCCTGCGCCTCATCGGCCGGATCAACGACGCCTTCGGCGAACGCCTGTCGGTGTCCACCGTGATGGAGCATCCCACCGTGGCCCGGCAGGCTCGGGCCCTGCACGCCGGGCGAGGGCCCGAGCTGCCGGACACCGTCGTGCGCATCCGGCCGGACGGCGACCGGGACCCGCTCTTCCTCGTCCACCCCGTCGGCGGCAACGTCCTCTGCTACCGCGCGCTCGCGACGGCGCTGCGACCGGGGCGGCCGGTCTACGGTCTGACAGCCCCGGGTCTGACGGCCGCGGGCATGACAGCCCCGGACGACACCGCCCCCGCTTCCGTGCCGGAACTCGCCGCCGCCCACGTCGCCGCCCTGCGCGGGGCCCGGCCCCACGGCCCGTACCACCTGGCCGGCTGGTCCCTCGGCGGGCTGCTCGCCTACGAGATGGCCCACCAACTGCGGGCCGACGGCGAGGAGGTGGCGACCCTCACCCTGCTCGACAGCGCCTACCCCGGAACCACGGACGTGCCCGCCGACGAGACCGCCCTGCTGGAGTGGTTCCACGACGACCTGGCCCGGTCGGCCGGGGCGGACCCCGACGACATCGCGCGAGGCGCCCTGCGCGCCGCGCTGCTCGTGGCCGCTGACACCCCCGCCCGGCTGCGGGCCGTCGCCGCCGGGCTCGCCGCGGACGGCTCCGCACCGGCCTTCGAGGACAGCGAACTGGCCCGCCACTACGCCGTCTTCCGCACCGGACTGCTGGCCGCCGCCCGATACCGGCCGCCCGTGGCCACCGGCCCCGTGCACTTCCACCAGAGCACCACCGGCGCCGTCCTGCACGCCGCCGACCGGTGGGCCCGCCGGGTGCCGGACGGCCTCGTGCGGCACGACAGCGACGCCGATCACTACGCACTGGTGCGGGCCCCCCGGGTGACGGCCGTCGCCGCCGCCCTCGACGCCGCCCTCGACCCGGCCGCCCCGGTGTCCGGGAACCGCCCTCGGTGA